A genomic stretch from Neodiprion fabricii isolate iyNeoFabr1 chromosome 3, iyNeoFabr1.1, whole genome shotgun sequence includes:
- the LOC124177381 gene encoding sphingomyelin phosphodiesterase 4 isoform X2: protein MMCAFLGPQGPIFSLCYKLLPDCYLKYKFPLSYLPSKIRLMLEDGVIPPFYSDKIRVDQATRLPSALFMNPFEYYIFYFAHHLTNPWLQLHQEDNVWVNWETIYVQLAHTYLDHFLPRDNSPVQPIIGPYVKTPPRKLMQSPDSKRLQTPRLLRTSILSPGLTSPMAGVPQQQCLPQVWRSETVVQVFLDFWLEYTEEQELSHYHATHIPGTMPYRHSIHSGEHIRLVRGFIKTLHEFANSAIGDTSAMDELKRVILPSVQGKIYIFLRKAIHHWPLDSSFRLILEAWLSFIQPWRYVPGPSYISVRNVQEEERGKIIDETRWLSFVASNLLAYTAIYQQLQPRFMRTDLVAPKNALMLFRVTKVLAQPKLARMLFEVEASMDDARLTRGKVSTNQWSAAVRQQILELEGPTYQYVPMFSPATISQVLQFLSTIKQAHLTATSLVDALEKRRTSRRFILMVWEFFYGDDYSSDDISLEERRRVPGFLANAQQQLMDIFQIKPEDIPKLAIAPDQEYRDSILSTSICNQSEMDLSLDSSRPGVYLQIQERRQNCRYIEYMGDPELQPVRTHECAFLVRLFFQLCNYINTKYQQELNAAYNRRDIIGRLTRRLLQPPTVVKRLPKKSIAGFSSSEEIHIHPRLSLRAIASHSFLSLACLGIFISWIFGYGVTAFPFLAFCVWIMSVLAIAAVEPWLGFGSHRIRPEESPFLH, encoded by the exons ATGATGTGTGCATTTTTGGGTCCACAAGGTCCAATATTCTCCTTGTGCTATAAACTCCTTCCAGACTGTTATTTGAAGTACAAATTTCCTCTCTCATATTTACCG TCAAAGATACGGCTAATGTTGGAGGATGGTGTAATTCCACCATTTTATTCCGATAAAATAAGAGTCGACCAAGCTACGCGGCTTCCCAGTGCTTTGTTCATGA ATCCCTTCGAGTACTATATCTTTTATTTTGCTCATCACTTGACCAATCCATGGCTGCAACTTCATCAAGAGGATAACGTATGGGTGAATTGGGAGACAATATATGTACAACTCGCACATACATATCTCGACCATTTTCTGCCCAGAGATAATTCACCTGTCCAACCAATTATTGGACCATATGTTAAAACTCCACCGAGAAAATTGATGCAATCTCCCGACTCTAAAAG GTTGCAAACTCCAAGACTTTTAAGGACATCTATATTATCACCGGGACTCACAAGTCCAATGGCAGGAGTACCGCAGCAACAATGTTTGCCACAAGTATGGAGAAGCGAAACAGTGGTTCAagtatttttggatttttggTTAGAATATACCGAAGAACAGGAGTTGTCGCACTATCATGCCACACATATTCCAGGCACGATGCCTTATAGG CACAGTATTCATTCTGGTGAACACATTCGGTTGGTACGCGGATTCATAAAGACGTTACACGAATTTGCCAACAGTGCAATTGGAGATACAAGCGCGATGGATGAATTGAAAAG AGTCATACTTCCATCAGTACaaggaaaaatatacatattcttACGCAAAGCAATTCATCACTGGCCCTTGGACAGCTCTTTTAGACTGATTCTCGAGGCTTGGCTGAGCTTCATTCAACCATGGAGATATGTTCCTGGGCCAAGTTACATCAGTGTTAG AAACGTtcaagaagaagagagagggaaaatTATTGATGAAACAAGGTGGCTCTCCTTTGTTGCGAGTAATCTCTTGGCATACACAGCAATCTATCAACAGCTCCAACCGCGTTTTATGAGAACGGATCTTGTTGCCCCTAAGAATGCTCTAATGCTATTTAGAGTGACGAAG GTACTTGCCCAGCCAAAATTAGCAAGAATGTTATTTGAAGTAGAAGCATCTATGGATGACGCCAGACTGACTAGGGGAAAAGTTTCAACAAACCAATGGTCAGCAGCAGTACGTCAACAGATCCTAGAATTAGAAGGGCCCACTTATCAATACGTGCCTATGTTTTCACCAGCTACAATTTCTCAG gttcttcaatttttaagtACAATAAAACAAGCACACTTAACAGCAACAAGTTTAGTAGATGCATTAGAAAAAAGGAGAACGAGTAGAAGATTCATATTAATGGTGTGGGAATTTTTCTACGGCGATGACTATTCATCCGACGATATTAGTTTAGAAGAAAGGCGACGAGTACCAGGATTTCTTGCGAACGCTCAGCAGCAGCTTATGGACATATTTCAA ATAAAACCTGAAGACATTCCTAAACTTGCTATAGCACCTGATCAAGAGTATCGTGATAGCATATTGTCAACTTCAATCTGCAATCAATCAGAG ATGGATCTGAGTTTAGACTCCAGTAGACCTGGAGTTTATTTACAAATCCAAGAGCGGAGGCAAAATTGCCGATATATCGAGTATATGGGAGACCCTGAATTACAACCTGTAAGAACCCACGAATGCGCGTTTCTGGTCAGATTATTCTTTCAATTGTGTAACTACATTAACACAAAG TACCAGCAGGAGTTGAACGCCGCATACAACAGACGAGATATTATTGGTCGTTTGACAAGGCGATTATTACAACCCCCAACGGTGGTGAAGCGCTTGccaaaaaaatcaattgctGGATTTTCATCTAGTGAAGAAATACACATTCATCCTCGGCTGAGTCTTCGAGCTATTGCTAGTCACAGTTTTCTATCACTTGCTTGCCTAGGAATATTCATATCATGGATCTTTGG GTATGGAGTAACAGCATTTCCTTTCTTGGCATTCTGTGTTTGGATAATGTCTGTGCTGGCAATTGCAGCAGTCGAGCCGTGGCTTGGTTTTGGGAGTCATCGTATACGGCCGGAAGAATCAccttttttacattaa
- the LOC124177381 gene encoding sphingomyelin phosphodiesterase 4 isoform X1, with protein sequence MTTPADFVMVRLQTYLNLPLVQRCREIAALIDESSTTDLQHVFPVLVDSIFGVTDNVGWGLHSINLKRHQPEYEMMCAFLGPQGPIFSLCYKLLPDCYLKYKFPLSYLPSKIRLMLEDGVIPPFYSDKIRVDQATRLPSALFMNPFEYYIFYFAHHLTNPWLQLHQEDNVWVNWETIYVQLAHTYLDHFLPRDNSPVQPIIGPYVKTPPRKLMQSPDSKRLQTPRLLRTSILSPGLTSPMAGVPQQQCLPQVWRSETVVQVFLDFWLEYTEEQELSHYHATHIPGTMPYRHSIHSGEHIRLVRGFIKTLHEFANSAIGDTSAMDELKRVILPSVQGKIYIFLRKAIHHWPLDSSFRLILEAWLSFIQPWRYVPGPSYISVRNVQEEERGKIIDETRWLSFVASNLLAYTAIYQQLQPRFMRTDLVAPKNALMLFRVTKVLAQPKLARMLFEVEASMDDARLTRGKVSTNQWSAAVRQQILELEGPTYQYVPMFSPATISQVLQFLSTIKQAHLTATSLVDALEKRRTSRRFILMVWEFFYGDDYSSDDISLEERRRVPGFLANAQQQLMDIFQIKPEDIPKLAIAPDQEYRDSILSTSICNQSEMDLSLDSSRPGVYLQIQERRQNCRYIEYMGDPELQPVRTHECAFLVRLFFQLCNYINTKYQQELNAAYNRRDIIGRLTRRLLQPPTVVKRLPKKSIAGFSSSEEIHIHPRLSLRAIASHSFLSLACLGIFISWIFGYGVTAFPFLAFCVWIMSVLAIAAVEPWLGFGSHRIRPEESPFLH encoded by the exons atgacTACGCCCGCAGATTTTGTAATG GTTCGATTGCAAACATATTTGAATTTGCCACTCGTCCAGAGGTGCAGAGAAATTGCTGCACTGATAGATGAATCCAGTACGACAGATCTCCAACATGTGTTTCCTGTGCTAGTCGATTCGATATTTGGTGTCACAGACAATGTAGGATGGGGACTGCATTCAATCAATCTAAAAAGACATCAACCAGAATATGAAATGATGTGTGCATTTTTGGGTCCACAAGGTCCAATATTCTCCTTGTGCTATAAACTCCTTCCAGACTGTTATTTGAAGTACAAATTTCCTCTCTCATATTTACCG TCAAAGATACGGCTAATGTTGGAGGATGGTGTAATTCCACCATTTTATTCCGATAAAATAAGAGTCGACCAAGCTACGCGGCTTCCCAGTGCTTTGTTCATGA ATCCCTTCGAGTACTATATCTTTTATTTTGCTCATCACTTGACCAATCCATGGCTGCAACTTCATCAAGAGGATAACGTATGGGTGAATTGGGAGACAATATATGTACAACTCGCACATACATATCTCGACCATTTTCTGCCCAGAGATAATTCACCTGTCCAACCAATTATTGGACCATATGTTAAAACTCCACCGAGAAAATTGATGCAATCTCCCGACTCTAAAAG GTTGCAAACTCCAAGACTTTTAAGGACATCTATATTATCACCGGGACTCACAAGTCCAATGGCAGGAGTACCGCAGCAACAATGTTTGCCACAAGTATGGAGAAGCGAAACAGTGGTTCAagtatttttggatttttggTTAGAATATACCGAAGAACAGGAGTTGTCGCACTATCATGCCACACATATTCCAGGCACGATGCCTTATAGG CACAGTATTCATTCTGGTGAACACATTCGGTTGGTACGCGGATTCATAAAGACGTTACACGAATTTGCCAACAGTGCAATTGGAGATACAAGCGCGATGGATGAATTGAAAAG AGTCATACTTCCATCAGTACaaggaaaaatatacatattcttACGCAAAGCAATTCATCACTGGCCCTTGGACAGCTCTTTTAGACTGATTCTCGAGGCTTGGCTGAGCTTCATTCAACCATGGAGATATGTTCCTGGGCCAAGTTACATCAGTGTTAG AAACGTtcaagaagaagagagagggaaaatTATTGATGAAACAAGGTGGCTCTCCTTTGTTGCGAGTAATCTCTTGGCATACACAGCAATCTATCAACAGCTCCAACCGCGTTTTATGAGAACGGATCTTGTTGCCCCTAAGAATGCTCTAATGCTATTTAGAGTGACGAAG GTACTTGCCCAGCCAAAATTAGCAAGAATGTTATTTGAAGTAGAAGCATCTATGGATGACGCCAGACTGACTAGGGGAAAAGTTTCAACAAACCAATGGTCAGCAGCAGTACGTCAACAGATCCTAGAATTAGAAGGGCCCACTTATCAATACGTGCCTATGTTTTCACCAGCTACAATTTCTCAG gttcttcaatttttaagtACAATAAAACAAGCACACTTAACAGCAACAAGTTTAGTAGATGCATTAGAAAAAAGGAGAACGAGTAGAAGATTCATATTAATGGTGTGGGAATTTTTCTACGGCGATGACTATTCATCCGACGATATTAGTTTAGAAGAAAGGCGACGAGTACCAGGATTTCTTGCGAACGCTCAGCAGCAGCTTATGGACATATTTCAA ATAAAACCTGAAGACATTCCTAAACTTGCTATAGCACCTGATCAAGAGTATCGTGATAGCATATTGTCAACTTCAATCTGCAATCAATCAGAG ATGGATCTGAGTTTAGACTCCAGTAGACCTGGAGTTTATTTACAAATCCAAGAGCGGAGGCAAAATTGCCGATATATCGAGTATATGGGAGACCCTGAATTACAACCTGTAAGAACCCACGAATGCGCGTTTCTGGTCAGATTATTCTTTCAATTGTGTAACTACATTAACACAAAG TACCAGCAGGAGTTGAACGCCGCATACAACAGACGAGATATTATTGGTCGTTTGACAAGGCGATTATTACAACCCCCAACGGTGGTGAAGCGCTTGccaaaaaaatcaattgctGGATTTTCATCTAGTGAAGAAATACACATTCATCCTCGGCTGAGTCTTCGAGCTATTGCTAGTCACAGTTTTCTATCACTTGCTTGCCTAGGAATATTCATATCATGGATCTTTGG GTATGGAGTAACAGCATTTCCTTTCTTGGCATTCTGTGTTTGGATAATGTCTGTGCTGGCAATTGCAGCAGTCGAGCCGTGGCTTGGTTTTGGGAGTCATCGTATACGGCCGGAAGAATCAccttttttacattaa
- the LOC124177380 gene encoding large proline-rich protein BAG6, translated as MIDLTVKTLDSRNHNFSLEDNVTVRQFKEQIAESVAVPADSQRLIYCGRVLQDEKKLVDYDVHGKVIHLVQRAPPQSSHRGNSTGLGQDQGQSHGQGQGQVGNSHRQPFFRHARGQVHFPGIDGNAMYLGAMSFPGDAEGQANPRGQPCTRETVLFSVAQKMLGQAGSTMRQLDQLSSQSNTNQNSASTSSQEPQQEQRLEQEQSQEERQDQHQEPELELEQEQEPEQELEPDNEFEHDHDEGSFEIEGGTTGGGGLAQAASAAINAALSAAGLSTAALSSLTLLGGQSDGSNPTVIHAHIQRNNAELGESTTASNSNDISQSEHSQSVEPQQPTSSQPQGQEDVQQQQQQSTPADSPNVHSERRQHSEIAGSPRNQLIRLISAISHSHDRLRPYLQRYQSILASNFSERTAEENREVQRIADGVSESLHYLAHAAHALSDVIVDVSQPPPANIRYRPLLVQHSALLQAGIPIQVEAHISLHGRNQNMNNNNENGTTPTPSADGAPASVDSGENGASTNETEGNQNTLQQSETTNRQEQQQQQPQPPQQQQQQQQQHQQQQQQQQTFGTMFNVPHNVEVLMEMGPEVGGSEQAQQSLRNRNNNNNGNPGGINAGIFPWGVSPPPEFMRSLMQAVVGQMARGVATATTVNAATPPTGESASNADGTSTTVPPATVEGSNSNPAQSTQARGNTGTHPTTSTQTRSTPRPHVFHSNTHQFGLGMRQGRSFDPLLPCNSHHVRRNLPTAARPNATAGQRQQANQTLAATSQSQNAPWSASVNTTTPTRETSSTDTRNATPAPQSQTNSMLLGNLLTRFFSGAGGQSGQIQTGPGGWMQLFTEEIPNVQGLLANSSNQAGSGMTLMDLLENTPGLGVSTNIGIIGPLRTDRAPQGEDLLFELVVTLVQNITLEGWEALRTGHWEPLAGVRRPVREFFQNFFGSTSLSGSEERVVDRLIIELQPTLNQLLIEDTNARDGPEMRVDIPATIESLLRRHFLNILRLLFENDVDDTRFAQGLMASIKTLQTEACSVLQYSFRGRQLRIETVTQRVITRLTEGVEPSIRQWIVNSCVLHVCSYLARMTQLPDNEVVPLLVLRNTPGPIPTPAPVVQQRTVPPTQPEPEPMETDPVEERVEAESLGAEGDETFPGHEAVPSDWVPIIARDGIRQRRQLQVQMQSQGMAGSGVGGFSDAYLGGMPSKRRKLIEQQKPRILLSPTPNHSVVSISMERLVRDSVVRAGIEEVDGAAAAVATDAGVRRAFGQAIRGCLHQHPQRQTTPDFPDPLRFPNATKYFAKHDETTEK; from the exons ATGATTGACCTCACAGTGAAAACACTCGATTCTCGAAATCACAACTTTTCCCTTGAGGATAAT GTCACAGTACGACAATTCAAAGAACAGATAGCTGAATCTGTAGCAGTGCCAGCAGATTCGCAGCGGTTGATTTACTGCGGTCGAGTGTTGCAGGATGAAAAGAAGCTTGTTGATTATG ATGTCCATGGAAAAGTTATTCACTTGGTGCAACGAGCACCACCGCAATCAAGTCATCGAGGTAACAGTACTGGACTAGGCCAAGATCAGGGGCAAAGTCATGGACAGGGACAAGGACAAGTCGGTAATTCCCACAGACAACCATTCTTTCGTCATGCTCGTGGACAAGTACACTTTCCTGGAATTGACGGGAATGCGATGTACTTGGGAGCTATGTCATTTCCAGGTGATGCCGAAGGTCAAG CCAATCCTAGGGGTCAGCCATGCACCAGAGAGACTGTTTTATTCTCAGTTGCCCAGAAAATGTTGGGGCAAGCTGGTTCTACAATGCGCCAACTCGATCAGCTATCCTCCCAATCTAATACGAATCAAAATTCTGCATCGACATCTTCTCAAGAACCCCAACAAGAACAAAGACTAGAACAAGAACAGAGCCAGGAAGAAAGACAGGACCAGCACCAAGAACCGGAACTGGAACTGGAACAGGAACAGGAACCAGAACAGGAACTTGAACCGGATAATGAATTTGAACATGACCATGATGA GGGCAGTTTTGAGATTGAAGGAGGAACTACTGGTGGAGGTGGTCTTGCTCAGGCAGCATCTGCTGCCATAAACGCTGCTCTCTCTGCTGCAGGACTTTCCACAGCAGCACTTAGCAGTCTGACTCTTCTTGGAGGCCAAAGTGACGGTTCCAATCCTACAGTCATACATGCTCACATACAaa GGAATAACGCAGAACTTGGGGAATCAACAACAGCATCTAATTCAAACGACATTAGTCAATCTGAACATTCACAGTCAGTGGAACCGCAACAACCAACATCATCCCAACCTCAGGGTCAAGAAGATgtacagcagcagcagcaacagagTACTCCAGCAGATTCTCCTAATGTTCATAGTGAACGTCGCCAACATTCAGA aaTCGCTGGCAGTCCAAGGAATCAATTGATACGATTAATATCAGCAATATCACATTCACATGATCGTCTCCGACCATACTTGCAGCGCTACCAGAGTATATTGGCCAGTAATTTCTCA GAGAGAACAGCCGAAGAGAATCGTGAAGTCCAGCGTATTGCTGATGGTGTTAGTGAAAGCTTGCACTATTTAGCTCACGCAGCTCATGCGTTAAGCGATGTTATTGTAGATGTGAGTCAGCCACCTCCTGCAAATATACGTTATAGACCACTACTTGTTCAGCACTCCGCCTTACTGCAAGCAGGAATACCGATACAAGTTGAG GCACATATAAGCTTACATGGGCGTAATCAAAAcatgaataacaataatgaaaacgGAACTACCCCCACACCATCTGCTGATGGAGCTCCCGCAAGTGTTGATTCAGGGGAAAATGGAGCATCGACCAATGAAACTGAAGGCAATCAAAATACACTACAACAATCAGAGACTACTAACAGGCAagaacagcagcagcagcaaccaCAACCaccacaacaacaacaacaacaacagcagcagcatcaacagcaacagcaacaacaacaaacttttg GAACTATGTTTAACGTCCCCCATAATGTTGAAGTATTGATGGAAATGGGTCCGGAAGTTGGTGGTAGCGAACAAGCTCAACAAAGTCTTaggaatagaaataataacaataatgggAATCCAG GTGGAATTAATGCAGGTATATTTCCATGGGGAGTTTCACCACCTCCTGAATTTATGCGCAGTCTAATGCAAGCAGTCGTAGGTCAAATGGCAAGAGGTGTTGCAACAGCCACAACCGTAAATGCAGCTACTCCACCAACAGGGGAATCAGCCTCAAATGCTGACGGAACGTCAACCACTGTTCCACCTGCTACAGTCGAAGGTTCTAATTCAAACCCTGCACAAAGCACACAAGCAAG GGGGAACACTGGTACGCATCCAACAACATCAACGCAAACCCGAAGCACTCCACGTCCCCATGTTTTCCACTCCAATACCCACCAATTTGGATTGGGCATGCGGCAAGGACGTAGCTTTGATCCATTGCTACCTTGCAATTCGCATCACGTGCGACGGAATCTTCCAACTGCTGCTCGTCCCAATGCTACTGCTGGTCAAAGGCAGCAAGCTAATCAGACTTTGGCTGCTACAAGTCAAAGTCAAAATG CGCCTTGGTCCGCATCTGTGAATACCACTACACCTACACGAGAAACTAGCAGTACTGATACTAGAAATGCGACACCTGCACCGCAATCACAAACTAACAGCATGCTGCTTGGTAATCTTTTGACTCGATTTTTCAGTGGAGCAGGTGGTCAATCTGGACAAATTCAAACAG GACCAGGGGGATGGATGCAACTGTTTACTGAAGAAATTCCAAATGTCCAGGGTTTGCTGGCCAACAG CTCCAATCAAGCCGGAAGTGGGATGACGTTGATGGATTTACTAGAGAATACTCCTGGCCTTGGTGTATCCACAAATATTGGGATTATCGGACCGTTGAGAACGGACCGAGCACCTCAGGGAGAAGATCTACTCTTTGAACTTGTTGTAACACTG GTTCAGAACATAACACTAGAAGGATGGGAAGCTCTGCGAACAGGTCACTGGGAGCCTTTGGCCGGTGTTAGGCGTCCTGTACGcgaatttttccaaaacttCTTTGGATCAACTTCCTTATCAGGATCTGAGGAACGAGTTGTTGATCGTCTGATTATCGAGCTGCAGCCAACTCTAAACCAATTACTTATAGAGGATACAAATGCGAGAGATGGGCCCGAAATGAGAGTAGACATCCCAGCAACGATTGAAAGTCTGCTAAGACGACATTTCTTGAATATACTGCGTCTGTTATTTGAAAACG ATGTTGACGATACCCGGTTTGCGCAAGGACTTATGGCGAGTATAAAGACTTTGCAAACAGAAGCGTGTTCTGTTCTTCAATATTCTTTCCGCGGAAGACAACTTCGAATAGAAACGGTTACCCAACGTGTTATT ACAAGACTGACTGAGGGCGTTGAACCTTCTATACGTCAGTGGATTGTTAATAGCTGCGTTTTACATGTTTGTTCATACTTGGCTCGTATGACCCAACTACCTGACAATGAAGTGGTGCCTCTGCTCGTGCTTAGGAACACACCTGGACCTATTCCTACACCCGCACCAGTAGTTCAGCAACGCACAGTTCCGCCAACTCAGCCAGAGCCAGAG CCAATGGAAACTGACCCGGTAGAGGAGAGAGTTGAAGCAGAATCTCTGGGTGCAGAAGGGGATGAAACATTCCCTGGTCATGAAGCAGTACCTTCT GATTGGGTTCCGATCATTGCACGTGACGGAATAAGACAGCGTCGTCAATTGCAAGTTCAAATGCAAAGCCAGGGAATGGCAGGAAGCGGTGTAGGTGGGTTTAGTGATGCTTATCTAGGCGGGATGCCCAGTAAACGGCGCAAGCTAATTGAGCAACAGAAACCAAGGATACTTTTAAGTCCTACTCCAAATCACTCTGTTGTATCGATATCAATGGAGCGTCTGGTAAGGGACAGCGTAGTACGAGCAGGAATTGAGGAAGTTGATGGTGCAGCAGCTGCTGTGGCGACGGATGCTGGTGTTCGACGAGCGTTTGGACAGGCAATAAGAGGCTGTTTGCATCAACATCCTCAAAGACAAACAACGCCAGATTTTCCGGACCCTCTGCGATTCCCAAATGCGACGAAATATTTTGCGAAACACGATGAAACtacagaaaaataa